From the Syntrophales bacterium genome, one window contains:
- a CDS encoding monovalent cation/H+ antiporter subunit D family protein — protein sequence METIVSVKPLLAVAVSLFGSLLIIIFGKKPNLREACTFLIAFTKFGIIASMIPVILGGQRIYYNLVDVLPGVGIAFRVDSFGLLFALVSSSLWIVTTVYSMGYMRPLKEHSQTRYFAFFALALSSAIGVAFSANLLTLYLFYEMLSLSTYSLVTHHQDKAARSAGRKYLTYLMGASIAFLLPALILTYHFTGTLDFADQGILAGAASKTMLTVMFFLFIAGIGKAAIMPLHSWLPSAMVAPTPVSALLHAVAVVKVGVFSVLRICFHVFGIDLMHALSLDVFLIYFISITILVGSLFALKQDDLKARLAYSTVSQLSYVVMAGGLMSVLGMTGGVLHIAMHAFGKITLFFCAGAILVNTGIKKISEMKGIGKMMPITMGAFFFGSLSVIGLPPFGGFWSKWNLALGCIDINQLPILVVLLTSSLLNAAYFLPITYDAFFSQGSKFNKETTIKEAPVLAVAPLVFTAVVSFILFLWPGIFLELARMTAKAVMGG from the coding sequence ATGGAAACTATCGTATCTGTTAAGCCTCTTCTGGCAGTGGCTGTTTCTCTTTTCGGGTCACTCTTAATTATTATCTTTGGCAAAAAACCGAATTTAAGAGAGGCATGTACCTTTTTAATCGCATTTACAAAGTTTGGCATAATTGCCTCCATGATACCCGTCATCCTTGGGGGACAGAGGATATACTATAACCTTGTTGATGTCTTACCTGGTGTTGGAATCGCCTTCAGGGTAGACTCTTTTGGCCTTCTCTTTGCGCTGGTATCCTCTTCGCTCTGGATAGTAACAACTGTATATTCCATGGGATATATGCGTCCCCTGAAAGAGCATTCTCAAACGCGGTATTTTGCCTTCTTCGCGCTTGCTCTTTCTTCAGCGATTGGAGTTGCATTTTCAGCCAATCTTCTCACGCTCTATCTGTTCTATGAGATGTTATCACTGTCTACTTACTCGCTGGTTACGCATCATCAGGATAAAGCAGCTCGCTCTGCCGGCAGGAAGTATTTGACATATCTGATGGGTGCATCTATAGCATTTCTGCTTCCGGCACTTATATTAACTTATCATTTTACGGGAACCCTGGATTTTGCGGATCAAGGAATATTGGCCGGGGCTGCCTCTAAAACCATGCTCACCGTAATGTTTTTCCTATTCATCGCAGGTATAGGCAAGGCGGCTATTATGCCGCTTCACTCCTGGTTGCCTTCCGCGATGGTGGCTCCAACCCCTGTCAGTGCACTGTTGCATGCTGTTGCCGTCGTAAAGGTTGGAGTGTTCTCGGTGCTGCGTATCTGTTTTCATGTCTTTGGTATAGACTTGATGCATGCTCTATCTCTTGATGTCTTTCTGATTTACTTTATATCCATTACCATTCTTGTGGGTTCGTTGTTTGCTTTGAAGCAGGATGACCTGAAGGCGAGGTTAGCTTATTCAACGGTAAGTCAGCTGTCTTATGTGGTTATGGCGGGGGGACTTATGAGTGTGTTGGGTATGACGGGAGGTGTGCTGCATATAGCGATGCATGCTTTTGGGAAGATCACTCTGTTCTTCTGTGCAGGTGCAATACTTGTCAACACCGGCATAAAAAAGATCAGCGAGATGAAAGGCATCGGGAAGATGATGCCGATAACCATGGGTGCCTTCTTCTTTGGCTCTCTGAGCGTTATCGGTCTGCCGCCTTTCGGCGGATTCTGGAGTAAGTGGAATCTCGCCCTGGGGTGCATTGATATAAACCAGCTCCCGATACTGGTGGTTCTCTTAACCAGTTCCCTGTTGAATGCAGCGTACTTTCTGCCAATAACCTATGATGCCTTTTTTTCACAGGGCAGTAAATTTAATAAAGAGACAACGATCAAGGAAGCCCCTGTTTTAGCAGTGGCACCCCTTGTATTTACTGCTGTTGTTTCTTTTATCTTATTTCTCTGGCCGGGCATTTTCCTTGAATTAGCACGGATGACGGCCAAGGCTGTAATGGGAGGATGA
- a CDS encoding Na(+)/H(+) antiporter subunit D has translation MINSFLTPAFIFFIGAILLLVVRGKAKQFLILFIPAVTFFYLIKLTPEASITVPFMQYELNFLHVDKLSKVFGYIFCIAAFGSFLFALHLKGKLEHLSSLVYVGSALGVVFAGDFLTLYIFWEFMAVASVMLIWARRKEESLNAGYRYVLVHIVGGLILLAGILLYINDTGNLTVGRIQTQTLASWLILIGFMLNAAVPPLQAWLADAYPESTATGGVFLSAFTTKTAVYTLLRVFPGWEILIWLGALMTLYGIIYAIMENDCRRILAYSIINQVGFMVCGIGIGTAMSINGAAAHAFAHIIYKGLLWMSAGSVLYMTGKTKCTDLGGLYKTMPLTLICCSIAAASISAFPLTSGFTTKAMILQAAVDKHLIIIYLMLEAASAGVFLHAGIKFPYFVFFAKDKGLRAADPKMNMQWAMVFFAFLCIGIGIYPEPLYKILPYPVEYHAYTGMHVVRMLQLLFFSGLAFFVFLKLLKRTETITLDSDWFYRKGSQLAVYVFTGISAGIASVLDYLFIRLLPSKLSAFSKKPITILMGSYGGECSAIDDSESGSSPETTNFVPSGVPVLIAVVFLSVLAVTYVVLF, from the coding sequence ATGATAAATAGCTTTCTTACACCCGCCTTTATATTTTTTATTGGAGCAATCCTGCTGCTTGTCGTTAGAGGGAAGGCAAAACAATTCCTTATACTGTTCATCCCTGCGGTAACTTTCTTCTATCTCATCAAACTTACCCCTGAGGCGTCGATAACCGTGCCTTTCATGCAATATGAATTGAATTTTCTTCATGTTGACAAATTGAGCAAGGTATTTGGATACATCTTCTGTATCGCCGCATTCGGAAGTTTTCTATTCGCCTTACATCTTAAAGGTAAGCTGGAACACCTGTCGTCCCTTGTTTATGTAGGAAGTGCATTGGGAGTTGTCTTCGCAGGAGATTTCCTTACTCTCTATATCTTCTGGGAGTTTATGGCTGTAGCGTCCGTAATGCTCATCTGGGCACGAAGAAAAGAGGAATCCTTGAATGCGGGCTACAGGTATGTCCTCGTTCACATTGTGGGAGGTCTCATACTTTTAGCCGGAATCTTATTATATATTAATGACACCGGCAATCTGACAGTCGGTCGTATTCAAACTCAGACACTTGCCTCGTGGCTTATTTTAATAGGGTTCATGTTGAATGCTGCGGTGCCTCCTCTTCAAGCATGGCTTGCTGATGCATATCCTGAATCCACGGCTACCGGTGGCGTCTTTTTGAGCGCCTTTACAACTAAAACCGCTGTATATACACTGCTTCGTGTCTTTCCCGGTTGGGAAATACTAATATGGCTTGGTGCTCTTATGACCCTTTACGGTATCATCTATGCCATTATGGAAAATGACTGCAGGAGAATTCTCGCTTACAGCATTATCAATCAGGTAGGCTTTATGGTGTGCGGAATCGGTATCGGCACGGCCATGTCAATCAACGGCGCTGCTGCGCATGCCTTTGCCCATATCATCTATAAAGGGTTGCTGTGGATGTCCGCCGGATCTGTTCTCTATATGACCGGTAAAACAAAATGTACAGATCTTGGAGGCCTCTATAAAACGATGCCTTTGACACTCATCTGTTGCTCTATTGCTGCTGCGTCAATTTCTGCCTTTCCACTGACAAGCGGATTTACGACCAAAGCAATGATTCTTCAGGCCGCGGTAGACAAACATTTGATTATTATATACCTCATGCTGGAGGCAGCTTCCGCCGGTGTGTTCCTCCATGCAGGAATCAAATTCCCATATTTTGTCTTCTTTGCAAAAGATAAGGGGCTGAGGGCAGCCGATCCCAAGATGAACATGCAGTGGGCAATGGTCTTTTTTGCCTTCTTATGTATCGGCATAGGCATCTATCCCGAGCCACTTTACAAAATACTGCCATATCCTGTTGAATACCATGCATACACGGGAATGCATGTGGTAAGAATGTTACAGCTCCTCTTCTTCTCAGGGCTGGCATTCTTTGTCTTCTTGAAGCTTTTGAAAAGAACGGAGACTATTACCCTCGATTCCGATTGGTTCTACCGGAAAGGTTCTCAACTGGCTGTATACGTTTTCACGGGTATATCTGCCGGCATCGCCAGTGTACTTGACTATCTGTTTATTCGCCTCCTTCCATCGAAACTGTCAGCCTTCAGTAAAAAACCTATCACTATTTTGATGGGTTCCTATGGGGGGGAGTGTTCGGCGATCGATGATTCTGAGTCTGGTTCTTCGCCAGAGACAACAAATTTTGTTCCTTCAGGGGTACCTGTTCTTATTGCCGTAGTTTTTCTTTCTGTCCTTGCTGTCACATATGTTGTGTTATTTTAA